The Amaranthus tricolor cultivar Red isolate AtriRed21 chromosome 2, ASM2621246v1, whole genome shotgun sequence genome contains the following window.
AAATTAGGggaaattttcttaaattaaaataaaaaatcaaggcaattttaattttaagtattataattaaataaaaactcaacacaatttttaatagtattaaaattgattttgtaaaaaaattcttaaatcaagttgttaaaattaaattttcatctcTAATGTTAAGAAAGGAGAGAAAAAGAGTAATGAGTTGatgaaaaataatagaaattgattatttttataaattgagTTGGTGATTATTGATGTCTAATGAACAAGTGAAAATTAAATGTAATCAATAACataaattatagaaaataatagaagatatatgagagttaaaatgttgctttggaaagatataaaaaaaaaaagaataaaaaatataatcaataagatttgattttatgacaattataagtaaaattataaccatctcttttttttttttgaaatgactACTTTTTCTACCAAATTGTTAAATTAAGCTGGACTTATTatgaatgtcagcatattaacggggagacacgaggtgcacacacttcattaGACAAAGAGATATATAAcattccaaaaccatatggcaatggaaagaaggctccaataacttataaagtgtgcacatcaTTTTTAGTTTGTCGATGTGGGAGAAACCAACCCAACACCTCCCTCACATGTGAACCTTCGTCAAGTTTGCATGtaggagtaatcaattaggtaGGAACGCTATTCTTTTCGgacctaccatttttaatttttgatcgaaccatcggttCTAATAACATGTCAAAGGAAGTATACTCTTGATATCATTGTTGAATCGGGTAATCTTGGCTCAAAACCCATTTTTTTTCCTATGGAGCAAAATCATAAGTTGGCAACATCTACTTGTCCTCTTCTTAATAATGGTGAGCAGTATCGCAGATTAGTTAGTCGACTTATTTATCTATCTTTTACCAGACCTGATTTGGCTTGCTTTGTATATATACTTTCTCAATTTCTTGGTGCTCCACGTCATGATCATTGGGATATTGTTATTCGAGTGATTCGATATCTTAAAGGATGTCATGATCAAggcattcttcttcattcagaTTGTGGTCCATCTTTAAGTGGATAGTGTGATTCTGATTGGGATAGTTGTCCTCTTATTCGTCGCTCATTATTGGGTTGGCTAGTTTTCCTTAGACATTCTTCCGTTTTGTGGAAAACCAAAAGCAAGTTACCGTCTCTAGATCGTCAGCTTAAGCAAAGTATATGTCCATGGCTGATGTGACTTGTGAACTTAAGTGGCTTAAAGGTTTGCTTAATAGTTTGGGGGTGCATCACCCAAAAGCAATGTCTTTGTTTTGTGATAGTCAATTTGCTCTCTACATTGCTCAAAACTCGGTGTTTCATGAACGCACCAAGCATATTGAAATTGATTGTCACTTTGTGCGAGATGCCATTCAAGATAGTACCATTAATCCTTCTCATGTTCCTTCTACTACACAACTTGCTGATGTTTTTACTAAGGCTTTGGGGCAAGCTCAGttctttttttctctttgcAAGTTGGGCATTTATAATCTGCATGCTCCAACTTGAAGCGATGTTAGAGATTATTATGTATTTGAGCCTATTGTATACAATAGTAGTGGACTTTATGTATTAGGGTTTATTCTTACTTGTATATATACCTTGTTTATGAATAATAACAAATCAGGGGTTTTAGTTTTTCAACACTTAAAGACAACATTATTCTAatagtatgatttttttaaatttgagaCCCTTCAATTTTAGAAGTCGTATGCAATTTActctataaaatttaaaagttttgtaCGATTGAGTACCCCACAAGGGCACAAACCCATATACGGCCGCAATAATTTGACTCATTCACGTCCATGCAGCACGCACGCTCTATAGTCCATGGGTGATATATGGACCAACCATTATGATTATACATCCTTATCCAAACTTTACTTACTGGTCCAGTGGTCCTATATATTATACCAATGTCTGGAAATAAAACCATATGATGcctataattttttatactaTGAATTATGATATGTGAATCAAAATAAATTCCCATTTGAAAATCTAAAGTTGATGATAAATATCTCGTACTTGATTTTATGACTAAACGTTAGTATTGTACATTGCACATTTGCACCAATTGCTTGTGTTCATATTCAAAATATGTGAAAATTGTACTTGAAAATAGGTGAACATATATTTAAATTCTATTTATCGGAAGAACTAAAgtaatatttacatatttagAGACTAACCTTTACTTCATTATTAATTGGTGgggatttatttttctttttttatttttaagggaTAATTGGccagaaaaatttttaaaaaaatgatttttaaactaaaaaaattacagacaatatatctaaataaaaatagtccTACATACttggaaaattaaattttaaaaaagtattCATTGTTAGCTTCTTAAATCAAAAGACTtcaattttcttaaataaactcaaaaaaaattgGGCAATGCCTAAATTCAAAAGCTTTCTTTTGTCTCAACCCAAAATGTTTCCTACCATTCCTGCATAAGTAAAGATGGAACGGTGAAATGAATGATAACTTTTTAGCATTAGGCAAAAATAAGCATGctctaacaaaaaaattatgagGAATAAACTCTCCGCCAAGAAGATGAaccttattgatatggtttGTCTATCCATCTCTTATAAAGCTCAATTCGAAGTATTACATATAATAGATGTCTTATCTATTATAGTCGGAGTTTTCTGTTTCCTCATTTTGCAAGAtaataagtagacattttaacTACTTATAGTAGGTGTTTTATGGTATTAAAGTACGAGTTTTTAAACCTAAAAGTAGATGTTATAAGATAATAAAGTAAGTActttaagataaataaaataccCACTTTGATTGATAAGAACATTTATAAACCATCATAGTACCAATTTGTATTGGAAAAAATAACTATTATGACACATTAAAATACATACTTTCATCGATTAAAAAAAACCTATTGTATTTATGATATATAAAGTAAGGGTTTTTAGTATGTGTAGTAGGTGTTTGTAATATGTCACGTAGGGTTTTTCGCATGTAAAGTACATATTTTTACTATATGAAGTGGTTGTTTATGATTTGTGAAGTTGGATTTTCGATATGTgaaataatagttttttaatatttgaaatagATGTTTTGTTGTTTGAGTAGTAGGTGTTTATAAAATGTGAAGTAAGAATTTTTAATATGTGGAATATGAGTTTTTAATATCTGGAGTAGGCGTTTATGGTATGAAATAGGTGTTTATGGATTACAAAGTAGGTGTTTATGATATTTAAAATAGCTTTTAGGATACACGTAGAGGGGTTATAGTATGTGTAGTAGGAGTTTATCACTGTTTATGGTATGTCGTTGGGGTTTATGTTATGTCAAGTTGGGTTTTTGATATGTAAAGTAAGACATTAagctaattatattattatcttcTTCGACAATCCTATTTTAGTTGTCAAATTCGATCACCATATTAttatacatgtattcaattggtttttttttttcgtttcatTTTGTTGgcatatttgaaatatttcaagCAAAGACATGAAACTTTAAACATAATTATTTAATAGATATATAAAAGTTAGAAAATGAATTAATATTTGAAAAGGTAATCTAAATAAATAAcagttatttataaattacgataattgattaaaaaaattttatattcgAAATATGTAATGAGTAAAGGCACTAACAAACAAAAACCTTTTTAGATTACAACCTTCATAAATCCTAATCATAACTAATTAATTGGTCAAATGTAGgcttttcctaaaaattagtTCCTTTCCCTATGTAAAAGCAAAAGCTAAGATAAACAATGAAAGTCAAATGATTCGGGCCAAATCTTATTGACCCCACATAAATCCCAAGATTCTTAAACTCAAGACTCCAAAGTCTTAAGACCAAAGTCACTCTTGACTTGTCTCCCACAAGTTTACAATTATGAACTTGGCCATACCCCTAACCCTAAGCCCTAACCAATTCAATCATTCAATTCTATTTATTAATCACATTATTCTTTGCTTTTTTTCACACATATGCGAATTTCTTCTTTGAATATTCTCCTTTAATCATTCATTAATTATGCTTAAATTATAACCACATTAAATATTCAATcagaaacttttaaaatttagcTTTTTTGGGATTATTTTccctatttttctaaattatttaagatttaaaaaatgggtttatttcaaatttctggTTCAATTTTCggtgtttttctttttctgggTTTGATTTTGAATCAATCAGTTATTTCCAATGGAGGAACAACAAGTAATTTTGTaagaaaagttgaaaaaaccaTTGATATTCCTATGGATAGTGATGTATTTTCTGTCCCTCCTGGCTACAATGCTCCTCAACAGGTTTATTTCTTTCTCATTCtaatctttttataattttattgataCCCATTGTGCTACTTTTAGTAAATTTGATGTTTTTCTAGCCCTCTTTTTTATCTCAACCGATAAGGGTATGATTTAACATCTTCTAAATCTCTCCGAACCCTCTAATAATTTTTATGAGCGTGATAAATTTGATCCTTTTGACTATGATTATATGTTTTTGTTAGAAAATAATCCATATATGATCACATATCGAACAATTAGAACGAGTTGACTAGTGTATAGGTTTGATGGGCTCATCGGATTTATGTGCAGTCAACTCTGCTCCTATGTGTGCCCGTTAACAAATTTATCACTTTTGACTCTAATAAATTATgggtttatttgattttgtttaatgagATGTGGGTTATTGTGGGATTTTGAAGGTTCATATTACACAAGGAGATCATGAAGGAAGAGCAATAATTGTATCATGGGTAACAATGGAGGAACCAGGTTCAAATGAAGTGTTGTATTGGAAAGAGAATAGCAAGGAAAAGAAATCTGCCAAAGGAAAAGTGTCACAATATAAGTATTTTGATTATACTTCTGGGTACATTCATCATTGTACCATTAGAAAATTAGAGGTAAGATTTTGAAGCTTGTTTTATGATAAAAGTACATCATTTTGGGTACTTCAATTTTCTATTGAGTGTCTGCCATCTGTTTGTAAATATGCCTGTTTGGAGACTTAAATTACTTATACAAATTCATAGtattataaattacaaattaaattttatttgttttggttttagaaaaaaaaaatggtaaatCAAACTTTCACCTTATTTTCACTCTTGTTTATGTGTCCAGTAAATGATAGTAAATCATTGTTGATTAAAATTGTTAGTTTTAGCTTTTGGCTTGTTTGATCGGGTTGAATTTTTAGCTTATTTGGTAAAATTAGTTATTAGCTGTTTACTAAAAAAGttagttaaaattcaaaaatcaataaaaaaactacCCATAGTagctttttttttgactttgttTTAAAAGTAAGCTTTTTAGCAGCCAAAAAGCTAAAGTTATAAGTCAAAAGTCAATCGAAAAGCTAATAAAAAAGCAATTTACCAAATCGTAAAgttttattactaaataaaTGGTGGGGTTATATTAATACTAAGTTATTAATGGTAAGATTGTTGTATGTTTTGCAGTATGAGACTAAATATTACTATGAAGTAGGTATTGGACAAACACCAAGAAAATTTTGGTTCAATACACCCCCAAAAGCTGGTCCTGATGTTCCTTACACTTTTGGTCTCATAGGTAACTTTCTTTATTTGTTGATTGTAATTTATTAAGCTAATTAAGACACTATAAAGGCTTCATTTGTTGCTTTCTTTGTGTCTTAATAGTACTAGAATAAGAACCAAGATTGCTTTTTGTGTAtgattatctatatatatatatttaatcgGAAATGTCCTTTTGTTTGTCCGCCGTAAATAATTCtatatttagattattttctaataatctaatatttgctCTTAGCTcgctgtgaataatccaactATTGTCTTAGTTTGTTGACGGCATACCCTATTATTACCTATAATTAGTAATATGATATGTTGTGGGCAAATGTATGACAAtggttagattattaaaaaataatccaaatatGGAATTATTTATAGCGAAAGATAAAAGGTTGAATTACTAAtgtcaatttcttttttttcatctaatCGAATTAGTATGTATCGTTTTTGCAGGGGATTTAGGACAAAGTTATGATTCAAATGCGACTCTAACTCATTACGAAAACAACCCAATCAAAGGAGAAACCGTGTTGTTTCTTGGGGATCTTTCATACGCGGATCATTATCCTAATCATGATAATAAAAGATGGGATTCTTGGGCCAGATTTGTTGAGAGGAGTGTTGCCTATCAGCCTTGGATTTGGACTGCAGGGAATCATGAGCTTGATTTTGCCCCTGAAATTGTATATACTTTAACCCTTTTCCTCTTTCAACTTATTCTTTAGACTTCTAATTAAGTAAAGCAAAGTAGCCCTCTGAAAACAGTCTTCTGGccttttcttctttctctcGTAACTTAAAGGAatcaaactcaaccaaaagtttaagccaATGGATGAGgttcaagatatgttatatactttaacacgtCTTCTCACACGAGAAtcttttgggctagaagtgtagaTGCAGTATAGCCCTCCTTATATCTGGCACTAactattccactttaaatgaggggttgttgagattcaaacttgtgacctcttgtcacgctgactctgataccatgtccaggaaccaactcaaccaaaagcttaagctgatggtagAGGCCCAGGATAAGTTATATACTCTAGCACGcctcctcacacgagagcccttggGGTTAGAATTGTGGATACTGCACATGCTCTCCTCATATCTGGcgttaaatatttcattttaaacaaGAGTtagttgagattcaaacccatGACCTATTATCACGCTGACTCTGATACTATGTCAAGGagccaactcaaccaaaagcttaagttgatggttgaggcccaaaatatgttatatactttaacataaCTTGCCTTTAATTTGCCAACAGGGTGAAACACAGCCCTTCAAGCCGTTTAAGGCTCGCTATCGTACACCATACAAAGCATCAAACAGCACTGCTCCTTTATGGTACTCAATTAAGAGAGGCCCTGCTTACATAATAGTCCTATCAGCATACTCCGCTTATGGTAAAAGCCTCGATCCTTCCTGAGTTATTTGTGTCAAAATCTCTGAATAATGCTTGATTTAAACTTTGCAACTACAAGGATCTTTAGATTAGCAGGCTTTTCCTTTCTTTCTAGGGCCCGGGCAAAAGATTATTTATGGGCCCCTAAACTattgtatatatacatagaaaAATTTGAACCTTAGCACcaattgaaaactaaaatttttgagGGGCCCTGGGCGCAGGCACGGCTTGCACTTACTTAGGACCGGCCATCAAACTCACCATCTATAGGAGTTAGGAACGATTTTTCATCCCTCTCGCCTGTAGGGATTTTCCAGCCTACTTCcgaataaaaaaaaggaaaaaaagaagaaaacaacaGCATCACTGCATCTTGAACTTCTTACCTCatcacaaacacaatcaaaGCATATTGTCAAATTCTAGTTCCATCACTTTTCGGAGAAGCAATAGCGTTTCCCTGTgttgaatcatcatcatcatacccggtAATCTCATTCATAGAAAACTATAAAAtcagggtttggggagggaagaaagacggcaactcatacccataaaggagaacaCAACCAaagtgtaacaccccagaatttccgactcctaacgaaaccaaaaccgtaaaggacgggaggaaatttgggtgttacaCAAAGACTCCCTCgactcaagaaaaaaaaaagaagttctTGTAATGAATGACTGAGTGACGTTGTAGCAACATCTTTTCCTTGTGTTGAGTAGGTATAATAATTTTCCTATGTTCAATCAATCTTAGGAAAGTACACCCCACAGTACGAATGGCTCGAGAAGGAGCTACCGAAGATTGACAGGAAGGAGACGCCTTGGCTGATAGTTTTGGTGCACTCCCCATGGTACAATAGCTACAATTACCATTACATGGAAGGAGAGACAATGAGAGTCATGTATGAGCCTTGGTTTGTCAAATACAAAGTTGATTTGGTGTTTGCCGGTCATGTTCATGCATATGAGAGATCTGTAAGTCCTGCTCTTATATGAGGCTTCTTTTAGTTCTCTTGAAAAACCCTTATCTAAACTTAGTTACTAGCCCAATTCAAACTTGCAAGAGTTTAGTGTCTAGAAaatctatttatttatgatgaaaattgaaatcaaatccAAGTGGTAAAGATTTAGGGTATATGGCAAATAGTTGTTGGCTTGAGTTGTCGATTAGTTTGAACAACTGTATACAGTGGTTAATTTGTTATCTGTAAAGCCAACTGTTTAAACCATCTTGTTATAGATATGTTTGCTAAAAATTAGAGGTGTTCCTTCGGGTCATCAGGTAGATTTTGGGTTAagtgtttcgggtcggtttgaaatagggttttgtgtccatattgttttttacataaatgtaaattatttttgaaatcgaGTTGAATCAGATTCGGATACAAGGTCGGGTAAATTTGGGATCATCAAGTCTATTTTGAACatctatattaaaaattaattgttggTTGTTGGGAGATTATAAGAGAAAAATGAGTTAAACACCAAAAGCTATTCACAATAACTTTGGTTTTGACTTAAAAGTCAACTTTTTCAGCTAACTTAAATgtcatttatcaaacactttttGGTTGTTGAGTAgccaaaaatcaacaaaaaagtcATTTTCCGAACATCCCACAGTTTTCGAGAACTTTTCTCACTTTTTGATCGTACAATGTAATGCAGAAACGCGTATCAAATGTTGCGTATAACATCGTCAACGGAGAATGCAGACCGATTGAAGATCAATCCGCCCCAGTTTACATAACAATTGGAGATGGAGGAAATGTAGAAGGATTAGCAACCAAGTAAGGAAATTCACCTAGTAATAATCTGTTTTTTTCCTTCTTACTGGAAATAAGACCCTGATCATTCATACACAAAATGTGCAGTATGACAGAACCACAGCCAAGTTACTCAGCTTTTCGAGAAGCGAGTTTTGGACATGCCGTTCTTGATATTAAGAATCGAACACATGCTTACTATAGTTGGCACCGCAATCATGACGGTTTTGCGGTGAAAGCAGATTCAATGTGGTTTTTCAACAGATTTTGGCATCCTATTTCTGAATCTACTGATGCTGTTCTTTGATACTGATTGTTGTAGTTCTTCAGCATTTGCTTCATTTTAGCTTTATATTTGTGTGCTTCAAGGTTTGCTAGAGATAGCTCATAAGGTGTAACATATGTGTAACGTTTTATCAATAAGGTATGGTCTGTCGTCTTCCATCCCTTCCTGACTCTAGACTCTGATCGTAACCTCTTTGATaccgggtatgatgatgatgaataagcATTACTTCGTAATTAAAGTCTTTTATATTGCTTTTGATTTTAAGTTAAAGAGTCTTTCCTCTTGTTATTTCTAAATGATCAAGTAAGTTCTTTGATAAAAATTGCTCATAAGGTGTATCATCTATGATCTATATAATGTTTGATCAATTAGGTATGGTTCTGATATCTTTAATCCCTCCCCTGATCCTAGACCCTAtttatagcttttttggtactgggtatgatgataatgaataaGTATTACTTCGGACTTAAAGTCTTCTAAACTGCTTTTAATTCTAAATTAATGAGTCTTTCCTCTTGTTTGTAAATGATCAAGTTCTTTGGTGATTAGTGAAAGTAGGATTTGGTTAATTACAAAGATTGGCCATATTTATTAGATGATAAAAGacaattttgaattaatttctaGGGAAGATTAATGTTTGATAGGACAAATCAAGATgattgattataaatttttagaCTTTATGTTGACAATTTGACATCAAACGAGTTGGAAATCTTTTGATTCAAACCTAACACTTCCAAATAGTAGTTAGGGGCCTTAGGGCATCTACTATAAaacttttttaatataattcaaTTCATTCCAATCATGCTCAGTTTTGCATATTGCATTTAcacaattttttcattattcttgtTTATTAAGTGcttcttttgttttgaaatacttgttatattacgattattaatactatttatcgttcaagcttatttcttattttatggctaatatgtaagaaaaaaatatagtcaaatgaaatcCTATTTAAGTCATCTAaccgcatactttcataataaattttttataattttaaatttacataatttaatatataaatgatcaaaataataaattaaattacataaaaaaaatagaatgtaataacagtgGAACAAGGATGTAAAAAGGAACTTgacttaataatttcaatgtTAAATAATAAGTAATCAAGTTCCAAATAGGTTGACATCGTACAAAATATGAGTGAGCTAGGTTGAAACTGAACATATCAAAGTCTAACCTCAAGACGAAAAACCCCATCACAATTTTATAGGATTTGTTTAGAGAGGTGCAAGAGTCCAAAATCCTATTAAAATAGCTAATTTAAGGTGTTTGTGTCgggttaaattaaaaataataagccGGGGTTTAATTTTTATAGATATAGTTCGGAAccataattaaattttagatcAATTTTGACCAAATTTAGATCGAAGCTCCACAAATCATTATGGATCTAACTCTTCTTACATAACATAGAAACAaatttaggtaaatttaagAAAACGATGAGACCAAAGAATTAAGTCTTCTTTTCAAAGGTGGAAGAGTTGGGAGGGTTTCAAAAAAGAGATGCCAATAGCTATGATTATACTAGCTTTTGTATGTTTCACAAGAAAAAAAGCAGAATACAAAACATAGATCACAACTAATAACACTTGAAAACGTACTGTTATACCCTAATAGAAATAGCAATAAAATGATCCAACATGATTTCCGTCCATACAAAAGTCTCTCTATGAACCTAGGCAAAAGAACCTGAAGCACCAGGGGCATCTGGCGCACCACCACCAAATCCTCCAGCACCACGACCAAATCCAGGCCTCCTGCCACCCTGCAAATCCGGAAATAGAAGTATCAATATAAACACGTAAGAGAAATGAAAGGATTAATGTGAGTAAGTAGCACATGATTCTCTAAACTCCTTGCGAATAGCAAATAAGTAAATTATGGCCGATTTTAGGCTATTTCGGACCAAATTTGAGCGAATTTCGAAACCAAAGAGAGAATATGTGGTAAATTATGTTGCAATGATGTGGGCTCGAAGTAGACTGCAATTAGATAAATGAAGAGTTTTTAATGGACTTTAAACAAACACAACATAATTATGACAATTAACGAGAATATCCGAGAAATCAAGGAACACAAGGGGCATTTCAAAAGAGGGCGCCTTTAGGGAGTTCAGAAATATTTCTAGACAATTATGTTTTTATCATTGTGGTACACTTGGAGTTCTCAATGACCATTTTGTTCTTAAACAACATAATCCATCAGTGAGCTACAAGAAATATACAGCTTTTGATCCATCATAAAAGTCCAATGTTCCACTATATGAACTTCTTTATGTTGGGTTTGGAAACcataatttcatttggaaatcTAAAAAGAATTGGTGCAAATTGACAACTTTTCACTTGCGGATATACGTGAAACCAACAATACGTGAAACCACTCAGGTAGCTACAAGGTATATATCAATCAATAGCAAGGGTCAAGCTTAGGACAATAATACACTAAGTATAGAAAGTTAATCACAGATATCTGTACCATACAAGAAAAGTTCATGAAAAACATGCAGTGGTAACCTACACATTTTAAATAATAAGGCACCAATGCTTGTAATCGATTTACTCACCCCAAATGAAGGCTGATAATCTGCAGGAGCTCCACCCTTCTCACCACCAAATTCACCTGGTGGTCCACGAGGACCTGCACGGTACCCTTCACGATCACCAAACCTTGGGCGATCGCCATCAAATCTAGGTG
Protein-coding sequences here:
- the LOC130805304 gene encoding purple acid phosphatase 2, whose amino-acid sequence is MGLFQISGSIFGVFLFLGLILNQSVISNGGTTSNFVRKVEKTIDIPMDSDVFSVPPGYNAPQQVHITQGDHEGRAIIVSWVTMEEPGSNEVLYWKENSKEKKSAKGKVSQYKYFDYTSGYIHHCTIRKLEYETKYYYEVGIGQTPRKFWFNTPPKAGPDVPYTFGLIGDLGQSYDSNATLTHYENNPIKGETVLFLGDLSYADHYPNHDNKRWDSWARFVERSVAYQPWIWTAGNHELDFAPEIGETQPFKPFKARYRTPYKASNSTAPLWYSIKRGPAYIIVLSAYSAYGKYTPQYEWLEKELPKIDRKETPWLIVLVHSPWYNSYNYHYMEGETMRVMYEPWFVKYKVDLVFAGHVHAYERSKRVSNVAYNIVNGECRPIEDQSAPVYITIGDGGNVEGLATNMTEPQPSYSAFREASFGHAVLDIKNRTHAYYSWHRNHDGFAVKADSMWFFNRFWHPISESTDAVL